A single genomic interval of Verrucomicrobiota bacterium harbors:
- a CDS encoding efflux RND transporter permease subunit, translating to MSDSPEPSLKGGGPIAWMVANPVVANLVMIFLLVGGGFTAWNTQQEVFPEVEIEEIQVSIQYPGASPEEIESGVVQAMESALRGVSLLTEVRGVAREGYGVVTSEFQRGADRMEVYQEVREAVDGIRTLPDDAEEAEIRITGRKRDVLEITIYGPLDPWNLRNLAERVRDRFLQEEEITNVEIEDARDFRVYIEPSREALRTYGLTLQGVADIVSTSSVELPSGGVKTTQGEILVRFDERRDFADEFREIPILTTESGAELRLGDLATVREGFEDTDGIYTYNGQTAINLEVFRIGDQRPKEVVEAALAAMEDLLTTLPEEIEYVVQDDRSVLFDQRLGLLTKNFGLGLLLVLFFLALFLEIRLAFWVTLGIPISFLGAFLLLPVVDVSLNIMSMFAFIIALGIVVDDAIVVGEAVHARRERGLSPQQAAADGAKRMASPVAFAILTNVVAFSPIFFVPGFTGQMWFAIPVVVSAVFLISWVESIFILPSHLAHLKEPAGSPLFRWIGRQQQKVSRLLQGAIDQFYAPFLKLCLRNRYLVLASGLALFLVVVAYFQSGRLGWNFFPQPERDEVIAAVFLPVGSPLSEALVVREQLERSGQAVVAQNGGESLSTGYYSSIEGSQIRTRFYLTPSGERPIGAVEFEDVWRQELGTVRGAEVVRFFSTGFGRGDNSSLNVELSHSEIDTLQEASETLAAELAKLSNVSDIDDGFELGKKQRTYRLTPEGRSLGLTTQDVARQVRASFFGAESLRQMRGSNEVRVHVRLPEEQRTSEYDIEELFVTTPTGQEVPLRQVAEVEEGRAYRTIRRRDGNRTLNLTADVSPERETSRVIEALEQEMLPALKRQFPGLRHSYEGNQASSQETLDALLFYSVTLALPLIYFLLAIPFRSYFQPLVVMFAIPFGLVGAILGHLIMGYSMSVISIKGIIALSGVVINGSLVMVVYANERRRVDGETPAEAVLDAGIRRFRPILLTTLTTFGGLAPMIFETERQAQFLIPIAISLGFGLVFATAITLVIVPALYLTIDDAGRVFRWLVRGKQREAALQKEWREA from the coding sequence ATGAGCGACTCCCCGGAACCTTCCCTGAAAGGCGGGGGACCCATCGCTTGGATGGTAGCCAATCCAGTGGTGGCCAATTTGGTCATGATTTTCCTTCTGGTGGGAGGGGGGTTTACCGCTTGGAACACCCAGCAGGAGGTCTTCCCCGAGGTCGAGATTGAGGAAATCCAAGTCTCCATCCAATACCCCGGGGCCAGCCCAGAAGAAATCGAGAGCGGTGTGGTTCAGGCCATGGAATCCGCCCTCCGCGGCGTCAGCCTCTTGACGGAGGTGCGGGGGGTCGCGCGCGAGGGCTACGGCGTGGTCACCTCAGAGTTCCAACGGGGCGCCGACCGCATGGAGGTCTACCAGGAGGTGCGGGAGGCCGTCGATGGCATCCGGACTCTGCCAGACGACGCCGAAGAGGCCGAGATCCGCATCACCGGGCGGAAGCGGGATGTCCTCGAGATCACGATTTATGGACCGCTTGATCCCTGGAATTTGCGCAATTTGGCAGAGCGGGTGCGGGACCGTTTTCTCCAGGAGGAGGAGATCACGAATGTCGAGATCGAAGACGCGCGCGATTTCCGCGTTTACATCGAGCCCTCCCGCGAGGCCCTGCGCACCTACGGCCTGACCCTGCAAGGGGTGGCCGACATCGTGTCCACCAGCTCGGTCGAGCTGCCGAGCGGCGGGGTCAAGACGACGCAGGGAGAGATTCTGGTGCGTTTCGATGAGCGGCGGGACTTCGCGGACGAGTTTCGTGAGATTCCCATTTTGACGACCGAGTCCGGGGCGGAATTGCGCCTCGGAGACCTCGCCACCGTGCGGGAAGGCTTCGAGGATACGGACGGGATTTACACCTACAACGGGCAGACCGCCATCAACTTGGAAGTCTTCCGAATCGGCGACCAGCGGCCGAAGGAAGTGGTCGAGGCCGCGCTCGCTGCCATGGAGGACCTGCTGACGACCCTGCCCGAGGAGATCGAGTATGTCGTCCAGGACGACCGCTCGGTGCTTTTCGATCAACGCCTCGGGCTCCTGACCAAGAACTTTGGCCTGGGCCTGCTCTTGGTGCTGTTTTTCCTGGCTCTCTTTCTGGAAATCCGCCTGGCCTTCTGGGTCACGCTCGGGATCCCCATCTCCTTCCTGGGGGCCTTTCTGCTGCTGCCGGTGGTGGATGTGTCGCTCAACATCATGTCGATGTTCGCCTTCATCATCGCCCTCGGGATCGTGGTGGACGACGCCATCGTGGTCGGCGAAGCGGTCCATGCCCGGCGGGAACGCGGCCTCTCTCCCCAGCAGGCGGCTGCGGATGGGGCCAAGCGGATGGCCTCGCCCGTGGCCTTCGCCATCCTCACCAACGTGGTGGCCTTCTCCCCCATCTTTTTCGTGCCGGGCTTCACCGGCCAGATGTGGTTCGCCATCCCCGTGGTGGTGAGCGCGGTCTTCCTCATTTCCTGGGTCGAGAGCATTTTCATTCTCCCCAGCCATTTGGCCCACTTGAAGGAGCCGGCCGGTTCTCCCCTCTTTCGCTGGATCGGCCGTCAGCAGCAGAAGGTCAGTCGGCTGCTGCAAGGGGCCATCGACCAGTTCTACGCCCCCTTTCTCAAGCTCTGTCTGCGCAACCGCTACCTGGTGCTGGCCTCGGGCTTGGCGCTCTTTCTGGTGGTGGTGGCCTACTTCCAGAGCGGCCGCCTGGGGTGGAATTTCTTCCCCCAGCCGGAGCGGGATGAGGTCATCGCGGCCGTCTTTCTGCCGGTGGGTTCCCCCCTTTCCGAAGCGCTCGTGGTGCGGGAGCAGTTGGAGCGCAGCGGCCAAGCGGTGGTGGCCCAAAACGGGGGCGAGAGCCTTTCCACTGGCTACTACTCGAGCATCGAAGGCAGCCAAATCCGGACCCGCTTTTACCTCACGCCCTCGGGCGAGCGACCGATCGGCGCGGTCGAGTTCGAAGACGTTTGGCGCCAGGAGCTGGGAACGGTCCGCGGCGCCGAGGTAGTCCGCTTTTTCAGCACCGGGTTCGGGCGGGGGGACAACTCCAGCCTGAACGTCGAGCTCAGCCATAGCGAGATCGACACCCTGCAAGAGGCCTCCGAGACCTTGGCGGCCGAACTGGCCAAGCTCTCGAACGTCTCCGACATCGACGATGGCTTCGAGCTGGGGAAAAAGCAGCGGACCTACCGCCTGACCCCAGAGGGCCGAAGCCTGGGCCTCACCACCCAGGACGTGGCCCGCCAAGTGCGCGCTTCCTTCTTCGGCGCGGAATCCCTCCGCCAGATGCGGGGCAGCAATGAAGTGCGCGTCCACGTCCGGCTGCCCGAGGAACAACGCACCAGCGAGTATGATATTGAAGAACTCTTTGTGACCACCCCTACCGGCCAAGAGGTGCCGCTGCGGCAAGTGGCCGAGGTGGAAGAGGGCCGCGCCTACCGCACCATTCGCCGTCGGGACGGCAACCGGACCCTCAATCTGACGGCGGACGTCTCACCGGAGCGGGAAACCAGCCGCGTCATCGAAGCACTCGAGCAGGAGATGCTCCCGGCCTTGAAGCGCCAGTTTCCTGGGCTGCGCCATAGCTATGAGGGCAACCAAGCCTCCTCCCAGGAGACCCTGGACGCCCTTTTGTTCTACTCGGTGACGCTGGCCCTGCCTCTGATTTACTTCCTCCTGGCCATTCCCTTTCGCAGTTATTTCCAGCCGCTGGTGGTGATGTTTGCCATTCCCTTTGGCTTGGTCGGGGCCATTCTCGGCCACCTCATTATGGGCTACAGCATGAGCGTCATCAGCATCAAGGGCATCATCGCCCTGAGCGGGGTGGTCATCAATGGCTCGCTCGTGATGGTGGTCTACGCCAACGAGCGCCGGCGGGTGGACGGCGAGACCCCGGCCGAGGCCGTGTTGGACGCAGGCATCCGCCGCTTCCGCCCGATTCTGCTGACCACGCTCACGACCTTCGGCGGCCTGGCCCCCATGATTTTCGAGACCGAGCGGCAGGCGCAATTTCTCATTCCGATCGCCATCTCTTTAGGCTTTGGCCTGGTTTTCGCCACCGCCATCACTCTCGTCATCGTGCCCGCGCTCTACCTCACGATCGACGATGCCGGGCGGGTCTTCCGGTGGCTCGTTCGCGGGAAGCAGAGAGAGGCCGCCCTTCAGAAAGAGTGGCGCGAGGCGTGA
- a CDS encoding efflux RND transporter periplasmic adaptor subunit: protein MPKAFPKTSFLVRLLVGLVLVAGAFGLARFLVVNPPTVEERDREERLAPLVEIFPLQPHAEPILVAALGEVVAAERLGLAPRVSGRVESISELLVPGAFVPQGMPLLKIDEQDFLFAERNAAAAVAAAESALASEQGQQAVAREELKLIEEPLTEAERRWVLREPQLASARAELDSARANLEAAQEALRRTEVAAPFDAVVLSRNVARGTELENRDPVAELARADEFWIELAVPSDQLRWIAFPDSPGESGAAVHLSSPTSWKRGQGRTGSLLGLVSELDRASRMATVLARVKDPMAKRPETGQQPQVLLGSILRGEIEGITLEGAYAIPRRFLRPGDQVWLAARDDTLAIEPVEVLYRGEDFIYVKGDLRPGDRLITRGLRLAVPGMKLRIEAPAGQVSAGGEGQDT from the coding sequence ATGCCGAAGGCTTTTCCCAAGACCAGTTTTCTCGTGCGTCTCCTGGTGGGCCTGGTCTTGGTGGCGGGCGCTTTTGGGCTGGCCCGCTTTCTGGTCGTCAACCCGCCCACGGTCGAAGAAAGAGATCGGGAAGAGCGCCTCGCCCCCTTGGTGGAGATCTTCCCGCTTCAGCCGCATGCGGAACCGATTCTGGTAGCCGCTCTCGGAGAGGTGGTGGCAGCCGAGCGCTTGGGGCTGGCCCCGCGGGTTTCAGGGCGAGTGGAGTCCATCAGCGAATTGTTGGTGCCGGGCGCTTTTGTCCCGCAGGGGATGCCTCTTTTGAAAATCGACGAGCAAGACTTCCTCTTTGCCGAACGCAATGCCGCGGCGGCCGTGGCGGCGGCCGAGAGCGCCCTCGCGAGCGAGCAAGGGCAGCAAGCGGTCGCCCGGGAGGAGCTCAAGCTGATCGAGGAACCACTGACCGAAGCCGAGCGGAGGTGGGTCTTGCGAGAGCCCCAACTGGCAAGCGCACGCGCCGAACTGGATTCGGCCAGGGCCAACTTGGAGGCCGCCCAGGAAGCGCTTCGGCGGACGGAGGTGGCCGCGCCTTTCGACGCCGTGGTGCTGAGTCGGAATGTGGCGCGCGGGACGGAGCTGGAAAATCGAGATCCGGTAGCGGAGCTAGCCCGGGCGGATGAATTTTGGATCGAATTGGCTGTTCCCTCCGACCAGCTCCGCTGGATTGCCTTCCCGGACTCGCCTGGGGAGAGCGGCGCTGCCGTGCACCTTTCCTCTCCCACCTCTTGGAAAAGGGGCCAAGGCCGGACGGGCTCCTTGCTAGGCTTGGTGAGCGAGCTGGACCGCGCCTCCCGCATGGCCACGGTACTGGCAAGGGTGAAAGACCCCATGGCCAAGCGACCGGAGACCGGCCAGCAGCCGCAGGTGCTCTTGGGCAGCATCCTGCGAGGGGAGATCGAGGGAATCACCCTGGAGGGGGCCTACGCGATTCCGCGGCGTTTTCTTCGCCCCGGGGACCAAGTCTGGCTGGCGGCGCGCGATGACACCCTGGCCATCGAACCAGTCGAAGTGCTCTACCGCGGCGAAGACTTCATTTACGTGAAGGGGGACCTGCGGCCGGGCGATCGACTCATCACCCGGGGGCTTCGGCTCGCGGTGCCGGGCATGAAGTTGCGCATCGAGGCCCCGGCTGGACAGGTTTCCGCCGGAGGGGAAGGCCAAGACACATGA
- a CDS encoding efflux transporter outer membrane subunit produces the protein MASPIDLAASFSRSGLAPGAPRWWQTFQDRELNRLVEGGLENNFSLQASFHRVEQARSQVRVAGAQLFPTLDTSAESRRSEQLTESGGSGVQNLLGGGTVSRGASAVSLDWTFGLTTRYELDLWGRLRSRRNAARLEAEATRQELETARLALVVSIASAWFQLREQEATLGLLRSQEKTNQQQLSLIKKRLRSGLASALDVAQQEQLVEATRGRIEVTSRRAAVLENALAVLTGESPISFELAAPASLPGLPPQPESGLPAERILARPDVQSASLAVQVADQEVFGAIAERFPRLVLTASLQSQAENWRAVFEDWLSTLIGDLGLPLFDAGSRAAAVDQARSAREEAWDTFGETLLGALQEVEDALDREYRQQRLVSSLERQLAAAETAVERARSTWLRGQESYLRVLTATRDQQTLSLDLLAARRELLGYRIDLHAALAGPLSP, from the coding sequence GTGGCCTCCCCCATCGATCTTGCCGCGAGCTTTTCCCGCAGCGGTCTGGCACCGGGGGCGCCCCGCTGGTGGCAGACCTTTCAGGACCGGGAATTGAATCGCTTGGTCGAGGGCGGTCTGGAAAACAACTTCTCCCTGCAAGCGAGTTTTCACCGAGTCGAGCAAGCCCGCAGCCAGGTGAGGGTGGCCGGGGCGCAGCTTTTTCCGACCCTCGATACAAGCGCGGAGTCTCGTCGCTCCGAGCAGCTCACCGAGAGCGGCGGCAGCGGAGTGCAAAACCTCCTCGGCGGGGGGACGGTCTCGCGCGGGGCGAGCGCGGTCAGCCTCGACTGGACCTTCGGCCTGACGACTCGCTATGAGCTGGATCTCTGGGGGCGCTTGCGCTCCCGGCGGAATGCGGCCCGCCTGGAGGCAGAAGCCACCCGGCAAGAGTTGGAGACAGCTCGGCTCGCCTTGGTCGTTTCAATCGCCAGCGCGTGGTTCCAACTTCGAGAGCAAGAGGCCACGCTTGGCCTTCTGCGAAGCCAGGAAAAAACCAACCAGCAGCAGCTCTCTCTTATCAAGAAGCGGCTCCGCAGTGGCCTGGCGAGCGCGCTTGATGTGGCGCAGCAGGAGCAGTTGGTCGAAGCCACTCGGGGTCGGATCGAGGTCACTTCGCGCCGCGCTGCGGTGCTGGAGAATGCCTTGGCCGTGCTGACCGGGGAGAGCCCGATTTCCTTCGAGCTGGCGGCCCCGGCTTCGCTCCCCGGCCTCCCTCCCCAGCCCGAGAGCGGCCTGCCAGCCGAACGCATTCTGGCTCGGCCGGATGTCCAAAGCGCTTCCCTGGCGGTGCAGGTGGCCGACCAGGAAGTGTTCGGGGCCATCGCAGAGCGCTTTCCCCGCTTGGTGCTGACAGCCAGCCTGCAAAGCCAGGCGGAAAACTGGCGGGCGGTCTTCGAGGATTGGCTGAGCACTTTGATCGGCGACCTCGGGCTGCCGCTCTTCGACGCGGGCTCGCGTGCCGCGGCCGTCGACCAAGCGCGCTCGGCCCGCGAGGAGGCTTGGGACACTTTTGGCGAGACGCTCCTCGGCGCGCTCCAAGAGGTGGAGGATGCGCTCGATCGGGAGTATCGCCAGCAGCGCTTGGTGAGCAGTCTTGAACGCCAGTTGGCGGCCGCGGAAACGGCGGTCGAGCGGGCACGTTCCACTTGGCTGCGCGGGCAGGAAAGCTACCTCCGCGTCTTGACGGCCACCCGGGATCAGCAGACGCTGAGCCTCGATTTGCTGGCTGCCCGCCGTGAGCTTCTCGGCTATCGTATCGATCTCCACGCCGCGCTGGCCGGCCCACTCTCTCCCTGA